Proteins encoded by one window of Chondrinema litorale:
- a CDS encoding Crp/Fnr family transcriptional regulator: protein MNHKLRQQIEKIISLTDDEFDVVLKHFQVKAFKKHQIVIHQDDYVKYDFYITEGLMKSANMKPDGKEHIVQFAMEDWWITDPEAFHLGTKSKFTIDCLEDTKAFSLTLENKEKLCKAIPKMEHFFRKKATAGYIGLQKRILCFISSKAQDRYHNLLEEYPGLIQRVPKTLIASYLGVSRETLSRLANE from the coding sequence ATGAACCATAAACTTAGACAACAAATAGAAAAAATTATTTCACTCACCGATGATGAGTTTGATGTAGTACTCAAGCATTTCCAAGTAAAAGCATTTAAAAAACATCAAATCGTAATTCATCAAGATGATTATGTGAAATATGATTTCTACATCACAGAAGGATTAATGAAATCTGCCAACATGAAACCCGATGGCAAAGAACACATTGTGCAATTTGCTATGGAAGATTGGTGGATTACCGACCCAGAAGCTTTCCATTTGGGTACAAAATCTAAGTTTACAATAGATTGTTTAGAAGATACAAAAGCCTTTTCGCTTACTTTAGAAAACAAAGAAAAGCTATGCAAAGCCATTCCGAAAATGGAGCACTTCTTTAGAAAAAAAGCAACTGCTGGCTATATTGGATTACAAAAGAGAATCTTGTGTTTTATCAGCAGTAAAGCCCAAGACAGATACCACAATCTTTTAGAAGAGTATCCGGGACTTATTCAGCGAGTGCCTAAAACCCTGATTGCTTCTTATTTAGGTGTATCTAGAGAAACTTTGAGCCGCTTAGCCAATGAATGA
- a CDS encoding PhnD/SsuA/transferrin family substrate-binding protein — translation MKSNYSTIFWSLILSLFLMVSQNSWASKEKNKDHIKILIDKEVNENLSNLIEYLENNLDIEVEIVSFSTLKELFAIINKGDFDIIYNTPFFYTLARTQSDNIEPFMSFADSAGNPGVYYSCFIRSEKSDVQSLDQLIEQSHDYEFIFASSSSTSGHLLPRMQLASMGITLPEMFFNSVNYSNGHSAVKQEVIESAQKIGACACEESGVNMEGLKTLFRSPPILHKFYAANKSFDKKLRAKIQHALEKMHENPSDTTYQKLMASHDDAKSKRMVSITEEPLKPMLESIKDIKDLVFFISLYEEKFKVQQQKLAEGNAILKDQESKMEAQKAILDKQLIQIENQSVLLYLSVLFIVLALVSAGIFYNNYRQKKKLNDSLAEKNNEIASQNFELQQQKEEMEAQQEFIAERVKELEYKNQLIHSSINSAKTIQRAVFPEKLDATDLIEEFFILNKPKDTVSGDFHWSSRVEDTLWLVAADCTGHGVPGAFMTLLGNSLLDKLININKIESPAEVLSELDLELKKLLGHSDKGKHSGMDMVIMKFTKIDEYLVQMVFCGAKNNLYIIKPDGAFVELKGDRVSISGNLISNKGFSDQIEHLPKGSILLTGSDGYQDQNDIHRKGFGKKRLKQFFKDNSEKSPSELKDIFEGKLKEHMQGTEQRDDILLMCAKI, via the coding sequence ATGAAATCAAATTACTCTACTATCTTTTGGTCTTTAATCTTGTCATTGTTCTTAATGGTTTCCCAAAATAGCTGGGCATCAAAAGAAAAAAACAAGGATCACATTAAAATATTAATTGACAAAGAAGTAAATGAAAACCTTTCGAACTTAATTGAATATCTTGAAAACAACCTTGATATTGAAGTTGAAATAGTTAGTTTTTCTACACTTAAAGAGCTTTTTGCAATAATTAATAAAGGCGATTTTGATATCATATACAATACTCCCTTCTTTTATACTTTAGCTCGTACTCAAAGTGATAATATTGAGCCGTTTATGTCTTTCGCAGATAGTGCGGGAAATCCTGGAGTTTATTATAGCTGTTTTATTAGGTCAGAAAAAAGTGATGTACAAAGTTTAGATCAACTGATAGAACAATCTCATGATTACGAATTTATTTTCGCAAGTTCGTCGTCTACATCAGGGCACCTTTTACCACGTATGCAATTGGCATCTATGGGAATTACATTGCCAGAGATGTTTTTTAATAGTGTAAATTACTCCAATGGGCATTCTGCTGTAAAACAAGAAGTTATTGAAAGTGCGCAAAAAATAGGTGCATGTGCTTGTGAAGAAAGTGGAGTAAATATGGAAGGGCTTAAAACCTTATTTCGTTCACCTCCTATATTGCACAAGTTCTACGCTGCTAATAAATCTTTTGATAAAAAGCTAAGAGCAAAAATTCAGCATGCACTTGAAAAAATGCATGAGAATCCTTCCGACACGACATATCAAAAATTAATGGCTTCTCATGATGATGCCAAATCTAAAAGAATGGTTTCGATTACAGAAGAACCATTAAAACCTATGTTGGAGTCTATAAAAGACATTAAAGACTTGGTGTTTTTTATTAGTTTGTATGAAGAGAAATTTAAAGTTCAACAGCAAAAATTGGCAGAAGGTAATGCTATTCTAAAAGATCAGGAGAGCAAAATGGAAGCACAGAAAGCGATTTTGGATAAGCAACTTATTCAAATAGAAAATCAATCTGTTTTACTCTATCTCTCAGTTTTATTTATAGTTCTTGCTTTAGTATCTGCCGGTATTTTTTATAATAATTACAGGCAGAAGAAAAAACTGAATGATAGTCTTGCCGAAAAGAATAATGAAATTGCTAGTCAGAATTTTGAACTTCAGCAACAGAAGGAAGAGATGGAGGCTCAACAAGAGTTTATTGCTGAAAGGGTAAAAGAATTGGAGTATAAAAACCAATTGATTCATAGCAGTATTAATTCAGCTAAAACAATACAAAGAGCTGTTTTTCCAGAAAAGTTGGATGCAACTGATCTGATAGAAGAGTTTTTTATTTTGAATAAACCAAAAGATACTGTTTCTGGTGATTTTCATTGGAGTAGCAGAGTTGAAGATACTTTATGGTTAGTAGCTGCCGATTGTACAGGTCATGGAGTTCCGGGTGCATTTATGACTTTATTAGGAAATAGTTTGCTCGATAAATTAATCAATATTAATAAGATTGAGAGCCCCGCAGAAGTGCTTAGTGAGTTAGATTTGGAACTTAAAAAGCTTCTGGGTCACTCAGATAAAGGAAAGCACAGTGGAATGGATATGGTGATAATGAAGTTTACAAAGATTGATGAATATTTAGTTCAGATGGTTTTTTGTGGTGCAAAAAACAACTTGTATATTATTAAACCAGATGGAGCATTTGTAGAGTTAAAAGGAGATCGCGTTTCAATTAGTGGTAATTTAATAAGTAACAAAGGGTTTAGCGATCAAATAGAGCATCTTCCGAAAGGGAGTATTTTGCTAACTGGATCAGATGGATATCAAGATCAGAATGATATTCACAGAAAAGGTTTTGGTAAAAAAAGGTTGAAGCAATTCTTTAAAGATAATTCAGAAAAATCTCCAAGTGAGTTAAAAGACATTTTTGAAGGAAAACTTAAAGAACATATGCAGGGCACCGAACAACGTGATGATATTTTGTTGATGTGTGCTAAGATATAA
- a CDS encoding RagB/SusD family nutrient uptake outer membrane protein: protein MKIDIIKHITRIVLSGFILIFSGCSDFLDEEDPSNLTPENFYTIPDHAEAAIAAAYDDTRFYGDGAGIFSSNWQLLEAPTGTATTETAQNSDLNNLYSLTWDGNTGHIKNWWRGIYKLIANTNLVLEKVPGITPMDEGQKSRILGEARFIRAWAYFYAVRLWGDVPLVLTPQSADSEDFFPARTSTEQVYDQIVADLKEAENAGLSWTDVSGRVSQSAAKALLSKVYLTMAGFPLNKGAEYYTLAANKAKEIIDNPQGIDLFDTYMEVHDERLGNQTEHLFSLQYNDLVAGNPMGNMFPNFKPVSYRGPSGTGSTVPTFAFYESYEEGDIRAQDQNGYFYTTYYENGSGEEFDLGAPYIFKHFNVVANGIQGVEGTAQDNLNVPVIRFAEVLLIFAEASNEVNGPTQDALNAVERIRTRAGLTTDGVGAFTQGEFRELVWTERWHELCYEGITWFDMVRLQKVFNENTLGFDDFVGHVNLNSNQALQEKHLLFPIPIQEMLNNPNLTPQNPGYN, encoded by the coding sequence ATGAAAATAGATATAATAAAACATATAACTAGGATAGTTCTAAGCGGATTTATCTTGATATTTTCAGGTTGCTCAGATTTCTTGGATGAAGAAGATCCATCTAACTTAACTCCTGAAAACTTTTACACCATTCCCGATCATGCAGAAGCTGCCATTGCTGCTGCTTATGACGACACGAGGTTTTATGGTGATGGTGCTGGTATTTTCTCTTCAAACTGGCAATTGTTAGAAGCTCCGACTGGAACTGCTACCACTGAAACTGCCCAGAACTCAGATTTGAATAACCTATATTCTTTAACTTGGGATGGTAATACTGGCCATATCAAAAACTGGTGGAGAGGTATTTATAAATTGATTGCCAACACCAATTTGGTTTTAGAAAAAGTGCCTGGCATTACTCCAATGGATGAAGGCCAGAAATCGAGAATTTTAGGTGAAGCTAGATTTATTAGAGCTTGGGCTTATTTTTATGCTGTGCGTCTTTGGGGAGATGTTCCTTTGGTATTAACACCTCAATCGGCAGATTCAGAAGACTTTTTCCCTGCAAGAACTTCTACAGAGCAAGTTTACGATCAAATAGTTGCTGATTTAAAAGAAGCAGAAAATGCTGGTTTATCTTGGACAGATGTAAGCGGTAGAGTTTCCCAATCTGCAGCAAAAGCCTTATTGTCTAAAGTTTACTTAACAATGGCTGGCTTCCCACTAAATAAGGGTGCTGAATATTATACACTTGCAGCAAATAAAGCAAAAGAGATTATAGACAATCCTCAGGGAATCGATCTTTTTGATACTTATATGGAAGTGCACGACGAAAGATTGGGTAACCAAACAGAACATCTTTTTAGCTTACAGTACAACGATTTGGTAGCTGGTAATCCAATGGGCAATATGTTCCCTAACTTTAAACCGGTTTCTTATCGTGGACCTTCTGGTACTGGTAGCACTGTACCTACATTTGCTTTTTATGAATCTTACGAAGAAGGAGATATTCGTGCACAAGATCAAAATGGTTATTTCTATACTACTTATTATGAAAATGGAAGTGGTGAGGAATTTGACTTAGGTGCACCTTATATCTTTAAACATTTTAATGTAGTTGCTAATGGTATTCAGGGGGTTGAAGGTACTGCTCAAGATAATCTCAACGTACCAGTTATTCGATTTGCTGAAGTACTTTTAATATTTGCTGAAGCATCTAATGAAGTAAATGGGCCAACACAAGATGCACTTAATGCAGTAGAAAGAATTAGAACCAGAGCTGGTTTAACTACTGATGGTGTAGGTGCCTTCACTCAGGGCGAATTTCGCGAATTGGTGTGGACAGAGAGATGGCATGAGCTATGTTATGAGGGAATTACTTGGTTCGATATGGTTCGTTTGCAAAAGGTATTTAACGAAAATACACTCGGCTTCGATGATTTTGTCGGACATGTAAATCTAAACTCAAACCAAGCTTTGCAAGAAAAGCATTTATTGTTTCCTATTCCTATTCAAGAGATGTTGAACAATCCGAATTTAACACCTCAAAATCCGGGTTATAATTAA
- a CDS encoding SusC/RagA family TonB-linked outer membrane protein has protein sequence MRIFFNSLLKAVLVLSFLGICDVGYSQYSDSQIVFANANNPTTTLDNLLRQLEKKFSVKFHFEDNTVQFKTLSNYQQSLDQQNLTDALNNLAEMQNLKYQKINEDEYLISNNAIHQSTDKPVTLQLEIVEQTISGTVTDSKSGASLPGVNVLAKGTSTGAVTDVDGKYRLTVSDDISTLVFSYIGFLSTEVPINGRSIIDIALEEDVQSLEEVVVIGYGTQKRSDLTGAVGSVGTDELQERPVPSLNQAISGRIAGVQVNVNSGRPGGKSNVRIRGFSSINSSNNPLYVVDGVQLPVGNQTQRSNAIDYINPNDIVSVEVLKDASSTAIYGARGANGVILITTKKGKSGEGKISYGVDLSTVTYGPNKPEVLNAKQYLEVEDLAWRNMEKFDPVGWAEGKWEYLNPALKRTDPELFDSNGNPYHDTDWIEETTQSKLSQNHQLSFSGGSDKTTYSLSLGFLDMNGLYKTSYLTRYSGRLTVDTEVKKWLTIGTSLSYNYQSENNVDYSDQVPRRMVEDFPFLPVYYSDGTYADNRDYPFAEGTRSSVHNLLEREYIINTQTFLGNVFANITLAKGLVFRTVLGSNMVTREQNRYEGRTIQEGAQGRAWASNNKDSFWSFENYLTYNKTFSDIHSFTGMVGISWQESNYFGISNEARTFATDHFLYNNIGAGSNNLGVGSGASREALNSYFGRFNYSLMNKYLLTVTGRMDGSSKFGDNNKYAFFPSTALAWRVSEEPFLQNSDLISNLKVRTSYGLTGNSEIPPYSSLSLLGSGYAAVLNEQRVGGTGLNRLANPDLRWEKTAQSDIGVEVGFFDGRIAFEADYYYRKTTDMLLDAPVPQTSGYATIRRNVGSMENKGVELALNTVNITTPNFEWRSTFNISFNRNKVLELATRAPIFGVGGPGITNETSIITEGESASSFWGLVRLGVWGTDEAAEAAEFTSYRNGLTILPGDIKYLDVNGDKAITDADRMIIGDGSPDGWGSFINNFRFGNFDFMLDLQFSYGNDIMDMNLHSSEDRQALANSYATVLNAWTPDNQNTMIAQIRDTRAGYVTNVDSHWVQDGSFIRGRNMVLGYTFPKALTEKMFMSYLRVYVSAQNFFLIVNDEVIGDPEITPIRGGDGNNVFSQGMKWHEYPKPTTYTLGLKVDF, from the coding sequence ATGAGAATTTTTTTCAATTCTTTATTAAAGGCAGTACTCGTTCTGTCATTCCTTGGCATTTGCGATGTTGGTTATAGTCAGTATTCCGACAGCCAAATTGTTTTTGCCAATGCAAACAATCCAACTACTACACTAGACAACCTTTTACGTCAGCTTGAAAAAAAATTCAGTGTTAAATTTCATTTTGAAGATAACACTGTTCAATTCAAAACACTTTCAAATTACCAGCAATCTCTAGATCAACAAAATTTAACTGATGCACTTAATAATTTAGCAGAAATGCAAAATTTAAAGTATCAGAAAATTAATGAAGATGAATACCTCATTTCAAATAATGCAATTCATCAATCAACAGACAAACCAGTTACTTTACAATTAGAAATTGTTGAACAAACTATTAGCGGTACAGTAACAGACTCTAAAAGTGGAGCTAGTTTACCCGGTGTAAACGTGTTGGCCAAGGGTACATCAACCGGAGCAGTAACCGATGTAGATGGCAAGTACAGGCTTACCGTGTCTGATGATATTAGCACACTTGTTTTTTCTTATATCGGATTTTTATCGACAGAAGTGCCAATTAATGGCAGAAGTATTATCGATATAGCTTTAGAAGAAGATGTACAAAGCTTAGAAGAAGTAGTTGTAATTGGCTATGGTACTCAAAAGCGATCAGACCTTACAGGAGCTGTTGGTTCTGTTGGCACAGATGAATTACAAGAACGCCCAGTACCATCATTAAATCAGGCAATATCTGGTAGAATTGCAGGTGTGCAAGTGAATGTAAACTCTGGCCGACCTGGTGGTAAATCGAATGTAAGAATTCGTGGTTTCAGTTCTATCAACTCTTCCAACAATCCATTATATGTGGTGGATGGAGTACAACTTCCGGTAGGTAACCAAACTCAGCGAAGCAATGCGATAGACTACATTAACCCGAATGACATTGTATCTGTAGAAGTTTTGAAAGATGCTTCTTCAACTGCTATTTATGGTGCAAGAGGTGCTAATGGTGTTATCTTGATTACCACCAAAAAAGGAAAATCTGGCGAAGGTAAAATCTCTTATGGAGTTGATTTGAGCACAGTTACTTATGGCCCTAATAAACCAGAAGTACTTAATGCAAAACAATATCTTGAGGTAGAAGACCTTGCTTGGAGAAATATGGAAAAGTTTGACCCAGTTGGTTGGGCAGAAGGAAAATGGGAATACCTTAATCCAGCTTTAAAGCGTACAGATCCAGAACTTTTCGATAGCAATGGCAATCCTTACCACGATACAGACTGGATAGAAGAAACAACCCAAAGTAAATTATCTCAAAATCACCAATTAAGTTTTAGTGGCGGTAGTGATAAAACTACTTATTCTCTGTCTTTGGGCTTTTTGGATATGAATGGTTTATACAAAACTTCGTATCTCACCAGATATTCAGGTAGATTAACGGTAGATACTGAAGTGAAAAAGTGGTTAACCATTGGTACTTCTTTGAGCTACAACTATCAATCTGAAAACAATGTAGATTATAGTGACCAAGTACCAAGACGAATGGTAGAAGATTTTCCATTCTTACCGGTTTACTATTCTGACGGAACCTATGCAGATAACAGAGATTATCCTTTTGCAGAAGGAACCAGAAGTTCAGTGCATAACTTGCTAGAGCGTGAGTACATCATCAACACACAAACCTTCTTAGGTAATGTATTTGCCAACATCACTTTAGCCAAAGGATTGGTCTTTAGAACAGTGCTAGGTTCTAACATGGTAACCCGTGAACAGAACAGATATGAGGGCAGAACTATACAAGAAGGAGCACAAGGAAGGGCTTGGGCAAGCAATAACAAGGATTCATTTTGGTCGTTTGAAAACTACCTTACTTACAACAAAACCTTCTCAGATATCCATTCTTTCACAGGTATGGTGGGTATTTCTTGGCAAGAATCTAACTACTTTGGTATTAGCAACGAAGCTAGAACTTTTGCTACTGACCACTTCCTTTACAACAACATTGGAGCAGGTAGTAACAACTTAGGTGTAGGCTCAGGAGCTAGCAGAGAAGCATTAAACTCTTACTTTGGTAGATTCAACTACAGCTTAATGAACAAGTACTTACTTACCGTTACTGGTCGAATGGATGGTTCATCTAAATTTGGTGACAATAACAAGTATGCATTCTTCCCTTCTACTGCTTTAGCTTGGAGAGTTTCAGAAGAACCATTCTTACAAAATAGCGACCTTATTTCTAACTTAAAAGTTCGTACTAGCTATGGTTTAACTGGTAACTCAGAAATTCCTCCATATTCTTCACTTTCTCTATTAGGTTCTGGTTATGCAGCCGTATTAAACGAACAACGAGTGGGTGGAACAGGATTAAATCGTTTGGCAAACCCAGATTTAAGATGGGAAAAAACTGCTCAATCTGATATTGGTGTTGAAGTAGGCTTCTTCGATGGTAGAATCGCTTTTGAAGCAGATTATTACTATAGAAAAACCACTGATATGCTGTTAGATGCACCAGTTCCTCAAACTAGTGGCTATGCTACTATTCGTAGAAATGTGGGTTCAATGGAAAACAAAGGAGTTGAGCTAGCTTTAAACACAGTTAACATCACTACTCCAAATTTTGAGTGGCGTTCAACTTTCAACATTTCATTCAATAGAAATAAAGTACTTGAACTTGCAACCAGAGCGCCAATATTTGGTGTAGGTGGTCCGGGTATCACGAACGAAACCAGTATTATTACAGAAGGTGAATCTGCCAGTTCATTCTGGGGCTTAGTGCGCTTAGGTGTTTGGGGAACTGACGAGGCTGCTGAAGCTGCTGAATTCACTAGCTACAGAAATGGTTTAACCATACTACCGGGTGATATTAAATATCTGGATGTAAATGGGGACAAAGCAATTACAGATGCAGACCGAATGATTATTGGTGATGGTAGCCCAGATGGTTGGGGATCGTTTATCAACAACTTTAGATTCGGCAACTTCGATTTTATGCTCGATCTTCAGTTTAGCTATGGTAATGACATTATGGATATGAACCTGCACTCTAGCGAAGACCGTCAGGCTTTAGCTAACAGTTATGCCACTGTATTAAATGCATGGACACCTGACAATCAAAATACAATGATTGCCCAAATTCGTGATACACGCGCTGGTTATGTAACCAATGTAGATTCTCACTGGGTGCAAGATGGCTCATTCATTAGAGGTAGAAATATGGTTTTAGGCTATACATTCCCTAAAGCACTTACAGAAAAGATGTTTATGAGTTATTTGAGAGTTTATGTTTCTGCTCAAAACTTCTTCTTAATTGTAAATGATGAAGTTATCGGTGATCCTGAAATTACACCTATTAGAGGTGGTGATGGCAACAACGTATTTTCACAAGGTATGAAGTGGCACGAGTATCCTAAACCAACTACATATACTTTAGGATTAAAAGTGGATTTCTAA
- a CDS encoding Cof-type HAD-IIB family hydrolase translates to MNTKDAMEKYNTICLDLDGTILALKSDITPFCATVLKKLSTQLDIILVSARIPSGMSYIQEKVGTSSKPIICYNGAYIVKGEEVIYDKCIPVSLIEGLLKPCNELNVNMGIYSYNDWSVPEDSARIQKEIHNTKTDPVFEETATTIANLKKKGKGAHKIMLMGVKDSLDQLGKLLSTDLKDKLVAYRSNDTIIEIAPNDVSKLDGIKALLGEEALTKVIAFGDNYNDIDMLREVGMGIAVANARDEVKAVADEHTLSCAEDGVPIFLNKYFELGIEK, encoded by the coding sequence ATGAACACTAAGGATGCCATGGAAAAATACAATACTATTTGCTTAGATTTAGATGGTACCATATTGGCCTTAAAAAGCGATATAACTCCGTTTTGTGCTACTGTACTTAAAAAGCTGAGCACACAATTGGATATTATTTTAGTTTCCGCTCGAATTCCATCAGGTATGAGTTACATACAAGAAAAAGTTGGAACTAGCTCTAAGCCAATTATATGTTATAATGGTGCATATATAGTAAAAGGGGAGGAAGTAATATATGACAAATGCATACCAGTCTCATTAATTGAAGGATTACTAAAGCCTTGCAATGAGTTGAATGTGAATATGGGGATTTACTCTTATAATGATTGGTCAGTTCCTGAAGATTCAGCGAGAATTCAGAAAGAAATTCACAATACCAAAACAGACCCAGTTTTTGAAGAAACAGCAACTACTATTGCCAACTTGAAAAAGAAGGGAAAAGGAGCGCATAAAATTATGTTGATGGGTGTAAAGGATAGTTTAGACCAGTTAGGTAAACTATTAAGTACAGATTTAAAAGATAAATTGGTAGCTTATCGCTCAAATGATACCATTATAGAAATTGCTCCCAATGATGTGAGTAAGCTAGATGGTATTAAAGCATTACTAGGAGAGGAGGCATTAACCAAAGTGATTGCTTTTGGAGATAATTATAATGATATAGATATGCTTCGAGAAGTAGGAATGGGTATAGCGGTTGCTAATGCGAGAGATGAAGTAAAAGCGGTGGCAGATGAACATACACTCTCATGTGCAGAAGATGGTGTACCTATATTTCTAAATAAATATTTTGAATTGGGAATAGAGAAATAA
- a CDS encoding beta-mannosidase — MKALKIILVFITFLYFAACNQVQNQNNTDKTLELNSNWVFKKTSDKSWTSATVPGSVHTDLINNHVIEDPFYRLNELDLQWIDKEDWEYKTTFELSKEDLNWQQIELEFDGLDTYAKVSLNGSQILETDNMFRNYATNVKSLLKEGNNELSILFESPIQKGIEKYDALGYKIPVSDNDLAKIGQVEGEKQVSIFTRKAGYHFGWDWGPRLVTSGIWKPIKLKSWNSYIIRDVFIEQTKLDEQANLTAWIDLEASNDIDKTAVEILVEGQSIKSEEVKISKGLNKLKIPFTISEPKLWWPNGLGEQNLYNVKVNVSANNLVSSSTKRIGLRNIEIVREPDAVGTTFYFKVNGQPVFMKGVNYIPQDVFLDRVTKDHYESVLNSAKEANMNMLRIWGGGIYEKDVFYDLCDEKGLLVWQDFMFACAMFPGDQAFLDNVKQEAIDNVKRLRNHTSIALWCGNNEILSAWENWGWKKKVNEEQSEEVADKIWTAYDNIFHKILPDVVKEYDGSKFYWASSPSSDLGVKESLIMGDAHYWMVWWGKEKFETYNDAIPRFMSEFGFQSFPEYSSVLKYTMPEDHDIYSDVMQSHQRSNIGNVTIDEYMKRHYKKPKDFENFLYVSHLLQAYGIRIGIEAHRKKMHDYRCMGSLYWQINDCWPVASWSSIDYYGKWKALHYAVKKSFKTTLISFEEREDNIAIYIASDSLNEINGKLKVEIIDYEGKELKSWSNDVNISANDANIYFEIPNSELEAFEADKIVINASLISGEQVLSEKLHYLKPFKDLALIDPEISYSVKENGDYFDVTVSSNKLALGVYIASNSSGNFSDNYFDLLPNSEKVISIKKENIQDLSSFEKELKVYSLYTSY, encoded by the coding sequence ATGAAGGCTTTAAAAATCATACTTGTTTTCATCACTTTTTTATATTTTGCCGCCTGCAATCAAGTACAAAATCAAAATAACACAGACAAAACTTTGGAACTAAATTCTAACTGGGTATTTAAAAAAACATCAGATAAAAGTTGGACAAGTGCTACTGTACCTGGTTCAGTTCACACAGATTTAATTAATAATCATGTAATTGAAGATCCCTTTTACAGGTTAAATGAATTAGATCTACAGTGGATTGACAAAGAAGATTGGGAATATAAAACAACTTTTGAGTTAAGTAAAGAAGATTTAAACTGGCAACAAATAGAGTTGGAATTTGATGGTTTAGACACTTATGCCAAAGTGAGTTTGAATGGTAGCCAAATTTTGGAAACAGATAACATGTTTAGAAACTATGCTACCAATGTAAAATCTCTATTAAAAGAAGGTAACAATGAATTGAGCATACTCTTCGAATCTCCTATACAAAAAGGCATAGAAAAGTATGATGCACTAGGTTACAAAATTCCAGTATCTGATAACGATTTGGCTAAAATTGGTCAGGTAGAAGGTGAAAAACAAGTAAGCATTTTTACAAGAAAAGCTGGTTACCATTTCGGTTGGGACTGGGGTCCACGACTTGTAACATCTGGTATTTGGAAACCTATTAAGTTAAAAAGTTGGAATAGCTACATTATTAGAGATGTTTTTATTGAGCAAACAAAATTAGACGAGCAAGCCAACCTAACTGCTTGGATAGACCTTGAAGCCAGCAATGATATTGATAAAACCGCTGTAGAAATTTTGGTTGAAGGGCAAAGTATAAAATCTGAAGAAGTAAAGATTTCGAAAGGACTTAATAAGTTGAAAATTCCTTTTACGATTAGCGAACCTAAACTTTGGTGGCCAAATGGACTTGGAGAGCAAAACTTGTATAATGTAAAAGTGAATGTCTCTGCAAATAACCTTGTATCATCTTCTACAAAAAGAATTGGCTTAAGAAATATTGAAATTGTAAGAGAACCAGATGCTGTAGGAACTACATTTTATTTTAAAGTAAATGGTCAACCTGTATTTATGAAAGGCGTCAATTACATTCCTCAAGATGTATTTCTAGATAGAGTTACAAAAGATCATTACGAATCTGTGCTCAACTCTGCTAAAGAAGCAAATATGAATATGCTTCGCATTTGGGGAGGAGGAATTTATGAGAAAGATGTGTTTTACGATTTATGTGATGAAAAGGGATTATTGGTTTGGCAAGACTTTATGTTTGCTTGTGCCATGTTTCCGGGAGATCAGGCTTTTCTTGATAATGTGAAACAAGAAGCCATAGACAATGTAAAAAGGTTACGCAATCACACTTCCATTGCTTTGTGGTGTGGGAATAACGAAATCTTATCTGCTTGGGAAAATTGGGGATGGAAAAAGAAAGTAAATGAAGAACAATCTGAAGAAGTTGCCGATAAAATCTGGACAGCTTACGATAATATATTCCATAAAATTCTGCCTGATGTTGTAAAAGAATACGATGGTAGCAAATTTTATTGGGCTTCTTCGCCAAGTAGCGATTTGGGCGTAAAAGAATCTCTTATTATGGGAGATGCCCACTATTGGATGGTTTGGTGGGGTAAAGAAAAATTTGAAACTTATAATGATGCTATTCCTCGCTTTATGTCTGAGTTTGGTTTTCAATCTTTTCCAGAATATTCATCTGTGCTGAAATACACCATGCCAGAAGACCATGATATTTATTCAGATGTAATGCAGTCGCATCAGAGATCAAATATCGGTAATGTAACTATCGATGAATACATGAAGCGACACTACAAAAAGCCCAAAGACTTTGAGAATTTTTTGTATGTGAGTCATTTATTGCAAGCCTATGGTATTCGCATTGGTATAGAAGCCCACAGAAAAAAAATGCATGACTACCGATGTATGGGCAGTCTTTATTGGCAAATAAACGATTGTTGGCCAGTGGCTTCTTGGTCTAGCATAGACTATTATGGAAAATGGAAAGCATTGCATTATGCGGTAAAAAAAAGTTTTAAAACCACATTAATCAGCTTCGAAGAAAGAGAAGACAATATCGCCATCTATATAGCTTCTGATTCATTAAATGAGATTAATGGAAAACTGAAAGTGGAAATTATTGACTATGAAGGCAAAGAATTAAAATCGTGGAGTAATGATGTAAATATAAGTGCAAATGATGCAAATATCTATTTCGAGATTCCTAATAGTGAGTTGGAAGCTTTTGAAGCTGATAAAATAGTAATAAATGCATCACTAATAAGTGGAGAACAGGTTCTTTCAGAAAAGCTTCATTATCTAAAACCATTTAAAGATTTGGCACTTATAGATCCTGAAATTAGCTATTCAGTAAAAGAAAACGGAGATTATTTTGATGTGACTGTTAGCAGTAATAAACTCGCACTTGGTGTTTATATAGCATCAAACAGTTCCGGAAATTTCTCCGATAACTATTTCGATCTTCTTCCAAATAGTGAAAAAGTTATTTCTATCAAAAAGGAAAATATACAAGACCTAAGCTCATTCGAAAAAGAGCTAAAGGTTTATAGCTTATATACTAGCTATTAG